One Agelaius phoeniceus isolate bAgePho1 chromosome 7, bAgePho1.hap1, whole genome shotgun sequence DNA segment encodes these proteins:
- the COBLL1 gene encoding cordon-bleu protein-like 1 isoform X2, whose protein sequence is MLHLNSLLRRKSKAPPPPSETKSIAISPFDNTEPTTLIMEQKENVIDKDIELSVVLPGDVIKYTTVNGRKPMMDLLIFLCAQYHLNPSSYTIELVSAENTQIKFKPNTPVGMLEVDKVIVKAKQMDKRKRAPVIPEQTVRVVINYKKTQKTVVRVSPHSPLQELISIICSKCEFDPSHTLLLRSYQSQEPLDMTKSLNDLGLRELYAMDVSQATSPVDLNLPSFQGSYQSENIDVLKEKENKGFFSFFQRNKKKREQAASAPATPLMSKPRPAFITRSNTVSKQYDSSTLPAEMPKKRRAPLPPMPSSQSAPQELARAQGTPAAPEIVKSNSFDRNEQAPVGLVRKGSLPLSDSAAVSSSLRRTKRKAPSPPSRAPEDQRESSNEPVIESTESASTKVEGRATEMQPETDVRSSECNLEEIDEREEIGVQQGEDGGSTNTSPGTGEVTAAFSSAEVSLGNDKNDPASSAPAPGSVPTDNAQSFEEEKQENMSTDGKGLQTKISSEDAGFQTDRKLEILDQNKNVDHSDTKLLPTTEEGKELQTAEIKTVDFQENNKLEIDRLSNCQACKNDISVSHRNYPQLVSEKQDGKTNATGLDTVKTQDVGIQTLDSNLGRTAQKEITVPQAVESSTFRELIPQHNRDKNNSLAQVMHGMHQESEDTSVEQNLETQEVTHTKVIPIKDQSHIYVNGSDFASPGTTAETPDDSPVKGQLFYRPDTKPKPKPANEITRDYIPKIGMTTYKIVPPKFLEMMKSWESEVLSDHKDQEVSSLENPKEVIVQTEIPHLSESVGPLQIGSQNESAVANGLLQRVNSISEHTVTSGGEIATESNQMERESFRQPVPLKLNLDNTNASSETQDKSNALSPLSPTMKPSSFYLQMQRRASGHYVTSAVARSTICAPNSIQHEVKNTEMGKKISSPDLTSLALQKTSIPSPPADQEKVDDGKIIESSTSPVKSNKPLNVPSCPPAPLNLRTLRNFAVPKPYSSSRPSPFALAVSSAVKRSQSFNKTRTITSQAPREEFPVELSSVPSAAGFSSATSMPEVKSPSLQTITVGSQNSLMDKKDSYVHGEQKSQAQSGASPDHPRPVTKRQTVMTLPRADPEQIHQSLLAAIRSGEAAAKLKRVGPPSNTIAVNGRARLNPLYSTEAKANP, encoded by the exons aagaaaatctaAGGCACCACCTCCTCCATCTGAAACAAAATCCATTGCTATTTCTCCATTTGATAACACAGAGCCAACCACCCTCATCATGGAACAGAAAGAGAATGTAATCGATAAAGATATTGAATTATCAGTGGTCCTGCCGGGAGATGTGATCAAGTACACTACAGTGAATGGGAG GAAGCCCATGATGGACTTGCTGATCTTTCTCTGTGCACAGTATCATTTAAATCCATCAAGTTATACCATAGAGTTGGTATCAGCAGAAAATACCCAGATTAAATTCAAACCCAACACACCAGTGGGAATGCTTGAAGTAGACAAGGTGATTGTAAAGGCAAAACAAATGGACAAGAGGAAACGTGCTCCAGTTATACCAGAG cAAACAGTAAGGGTAGTGATAAACTACaagaagacacagaaaacaGTAGTAAGAGTTAGTCCACATTCACCACTTCAAGAACTCATATCAATTATCTGCAGCAAATGTGAGTTTGATCCTTCACATACTCTACTACTGAGGAGTTACCAGTCTCAAGAACCCCTTGATATGACAAAATCTCTTAATGACCTTGGACTAAGAGAACTGTATGCCATGGATGTCAGTCAAG CCACATCACCAGTTGATTTAAATTTACCATCTTTTCAAG GGTCCTACCAATCTGAAAACATAGATGTtctgaaggagaaagaaaacaaaggatttttcagcttttttcaacgaaacaagaagaaaagagaacaa GCTGCCAGTGCCCCAGCAACTCCACTGATGAGCAAGCCAAGGCCAGCATTCATCACGAGGTCCAACACTGTCAGCAAGCAGTACGACTCCAGCACTCTGCCGGCGGAAATGCCCAAGAAGCGCAGAGCTCCCCTGCCCCCCATGCCCAGCTCTCAGAGCGCTCCCCAGGAACTCGCACGGGCCCAGGGCACACCTGCTGCACCTGAAATTGTGAAATCCAACAGCTTTGATAGGAATGAACAG GCCCCCGTGGGGTTGGTGCGGAAAGGTTCCCTGCCGCTCAGCGACTCCGCTGCCGTGAGCTCCTCGCTGCGCAGGACCAAGCGCAAGGCACCCTCGCCGCCCTCCAGAGCACCAGAAGATCAAAGGGAAAGCAGTAATGAGCCTG TAATAGAGTCAACAGAATCAGCCTCCACTAAAGTGGAAGGAAGAGCCACTGAAATGCAGCCTGAAACAG ATGTAAGGAGCTCAGAATGCAACCTGGAAGAGATTGATGAAAGGGAGGAGATAGGTGTGCAACAGGGAGAGGACGGTGGAAGCACCAACACCTCTCCTGGGACAGGAGAGGTTACTGCAGCCTTCAGCTCCGCTGAGGTATCACTGGGAAATGACAAAAATGATCCTGCttcatcagctcctgctcctggcagtgtTCCCACAGACAACGCGCAAAGCTTCgaggaagaaaaacaagaaaatatgaGCACAGATGGCAA AGGACTACAGACTAAGATAAGCAGTGAGGATGCTGGATTTCAAACAGATAGGAAGCTTGAAATTTTagaccaaaataaaaatgttg ATCACAGTGATACAAAACTCCTTCCAACAacagaagaagggaaagaacTTCAGACAGCCGAAATTAAAACAGTAGATTTCCAAGAGAATAACAAGCTTGAAATTGACAGACTATCAAACTGCCAGGCATGTAAAAATGACATCTCTGTAAGTCATAGGAATTATCCTCAACTGGTTTCAGAAAAGCAAGATGGCAAAACAAATGCAACTGGCTTGGACACAGTAAAAACTCAGGATGTTGGAATCCAGACTTTGGATAGCAATTTGGGAAGGACTGCACAGAAGGAAATTACTGTTCCTCAGGCTGTTGAATCATCCACATTTAGAGAACTGATTCCTCAACACAACAGAGATAAGAACAACTCCCTTGCTCAAGTGATGCATGGAATGCATCAAGAGAGTGAAGATACTTCAGTAGAACAAAATCTTGAGACCCAAGAAGTTACTCATACAAAAGTAATTCCAATAAAAGACCAGAGTCACATCTATGTAAATGGTAGTGATTTTGCTTCACCAGGAACAACTGCTGAAACTCCAGATGACTCTCCTGTAAAAGGTCAGCTTTTTTATAGACCGGACACCAAACCTAAACCCAAACCTGCTAATGAAATTACAAGGGATTACATACCAAAAATTGGGATGACTACTTATAAGATAGTGCCTCCAAAATTCTTAGAAATGATGAAGAGCTGGGAATCAGAAGTTCTATCAGATCATAAGGATCAAGAGGTATCTTCTTTGGAAAACCCCAAAGAAGTCATAGTGCAAACTGAAATTCCTCATCTGTCAGAAAGTGTGGGTCCTTTACAGATTGGGTCACAAAATGAATCTGCAGTAGCAAATGGTCTGCTGCAGAGAGTGAACAGCATTTCTGAGCATACTGTGACCTCTGGAGGTGAGATTGCTACTGAGAGCAACCAGATGGAAAGAGAGTCTTTCAGGCAGCCTGTCCCACTGAAGCTAAACTTGGATAATACAAATGCTTCTTCTGAGACTCAGGACAAGTCAAATGCATTAAGTCCATTAAGTCCTACCATGAAGCCTAGTTCTTTTTATCTGCAGATGCAGCGAAGAGCATCAGGTCACTATGTGACATCTGCAGTTGCCAGAAGCACAATTTGTGCTCCTAATTCAATTCAACATGAAGTTAAGAATACAGAGATGGGTAAAAAAATCTCATCACCTGATTTGACTTCTTTGGCTTTACAAAAAACAAGtattccctctcctcctgcagatcAAGAAAAAGTTGATGATGGAAAAATCATTGAATCTTCCACTTCTCCTGTTAAAAGCAATAAGCCTTTAAATGTTCCCTCTTGTCCTCCAGCACCACTGAATCTAAGAACTCTCAGAAATTTCGCAGTTCCAAAGCCATACTCCAGCTCAAGACCATCCCCTTTTGCTCTTGCTGTCTCATCTGCCGTCAAAAGGTCGCAATCATTCAATAAGACGCGTACGATCACTAGCCAGGCGCCCAGAGAGGAATTTCCAGTGGAACTCTCTTCTGTCCCTTCGGCAGCTGGATTCTCCTCAGCTACCTCCATGCCTGAAGTGAAAAGTCCTTCCTTACAGACCATAACAGTGGGGTCACAAAATAGTCTAATGGATAAG AAAGACAGCTATGTGCATGGTGAGCAGAAGAGTCAGGCGCAGTCAGGTGCTTCCCCTGACCACCCACGCCCTGTCACTAAGAGACAAACCGTGATGACGCTCCCGCGCGCTGACCCCGAACAGATCCACCAGAGCCTGCTGGCTGCAATCCGCt
- the COBLL1 gene encoding cordon-bleu protein-like 1 isoform X3, which produces MDGRARPAAAPPPSGRKSKAPPPPSETKSIAISPFDNTEPTTLIMEQKENVIDKDIELSVVLPGDVIKYTTVNGRKPMMDLLIFLCAQYHLNPSSYTIELVSAENTQIKFKPNTPVGMLEVDKVIVKAKQMDKRKRAPVIPEQTVRVVINYKKTQKTVVRVSPHSPLQELISIICSKCEFDPSHTLLLRSYQSQEPLDMTKSLNDLGLRELYAMDVSQATSPVDLNLPSFQGSYQSENIDVLKEKENKGFFSFFQRNKKKREQAASAPATPLMSKPRPAFITRSNTVSKQYDSSTLPAEMPKKRRAPLPPMPSSQSAPQELARAQGTPAAPEIVKSNSFDRNEQAPVGLVRKGSLPLSDSAAVSSSLRRTKRKAPSPPSRAPEDQRESSNEPDVRSSECNLEEIDEREEIGVQQGEDGGSTNTSPGTGEVTAAFSSAEVSLGNDKNDPASSAPAPGSVPTDNAQSFEEEKQENMSTDGKGLQTKISSEDAGFQTDRKLEILDQNKNVDHSDTKLLPTTEEGKELQTAEIKTVDFQENNKLEIDRLSNCQACKNDISVSHRNYPQLVSEKQDGKTNATGLDTVKTQDVGIQTLDSNLGRTAQKEITVPQAVESSTFRELIPQHNRDKNNSLAQVMHGMHQESEDTSVEQNLETQEVTHTKVIPIKDQSHIYVNGSDFASPGTTAETPDDSPVKGQLFYRPDTKPKPKPANEITRDYIPKIGMTTYKIVPPKFLEMMKSWESEVLSDHKDQEVSSLENPKEVIVQTEIPHLSESVGPLQIGSQNESAVANGLLQRVNSISEHTVTSGGEIATESNQMERESFRQPVPLKLNLDNTNASSETQDKSNALSPLSPTMKPSSFYLQMQRRASGHYVTSAVARSTICAPNSIQHEVKNTEMGKKISSPDLTSLALQKTSIPSPPADQEKVDDGKIIESSTSPVKSNKPLNVPSCPPAPLNLRTLRNFAVPKPYSSSRPSPFALAVSSAVKRSQSFNKTRTITSQAPREEFPVELSSVPSAAGFSSATSMPEVKSPSLQTITVGSQNSLMDKKDSYVHGEQKSQAQSGASPDHPRPVTKRQTVMTLPRADPEQIHQSLLAAIRSGEAAAKLKRVGPPSNTIAVNGRARLNPLYSTEAKANP; this is translated from the exons aagaaaatctaAGGCACCACCTCCTCCATCTGAAACAAAATCCATTGCTATTTCTCCATTTGATAACACAGAGCCAACCACCCTCATCATGGAACAGAAAGAGAATGTAATCGATAAAGATATTGAATTATCAGTGGTCCTGCCGGGAGATGTGATCAAGTACACTACAGTGAATGGGAG GAAGCCCATGATGGACTTGCTGATCTTTCTCTGTGCACAGTATCATTTAAATCCATCAAGTTATACCATAGAGTTGGTATCAGCAGAAAATACCCAGATTAAATTCAAACCCAACACACCAGTGGGAATGCTTGAAGTAGACAAGGTGATTGTAAAGGCAAAACAAATGGACAAGAGGAAACGTGCTCCAGTTATACCAGAG cAAACAGTAAGGGTAGTGATAAACTACaagaagacacagaaaacaGTAGTAAGAGTTAGTCCACATTCACCACTTCAAGAACTCATATCAATTATCTGCAGCAAATGTGAGTTTGATCCTTCACATACTCTACTACTGAGGAGTTACCAGTCTCAAGAACCCCTTGATATGACAAAATCTCTTAATGACCTTGGACTAAGAGAACTGTATGCCATGGATGTCAGTCAAG CCACATCACCAGTTGATTTAAATTTACCATCTTTTCAAG GGTCCTACCAATCTGAAAACATAGATGTtctgaaggagaaagaaaacaaaggatttttcagcttttttcaacgaaacaagaagaaaagagaacaa GCTGCCAGTGCCCCAGCAACTCCACTGATGAGCAAGCCAAGGCCAGCATTCATCACGAGGTCCAACACTGTCAGCAAGCAGTACGACTCCAGCACTCTGCCGGCGGAAATGCCCAAGAAGCGCAGAGCTCCCCTGCCCCCCATGCCCAGCTCTCAGAGCGCTCCCCAGGAACTCGCACGGGCCCAGGGCACACCTGCTGCACCTGAAATTGTGAAATCCAACAGCTTTGATAGGAATGAACAG GCCCCCGTGGGGTTGGTGCGGAAAGGTTCCCTGCCGCTCAGCGACTCCGCTGCCGTGAGCTCCTCGCTGCGCAGGACCAAGCGCAAGGCACCCTCGCCGCCCTCCAGAGCACCAGAAGATCAAAGGGAAAGCAGTAATGAGCCTG ATGTAAGGAGCTCAGAATGCAACCTGGAAGAGATTGATGAAAGGGAGGAGATAGGTGTGCAACAGGGAGAGGACGGTGGAAGCACCAACACCTCTCCTGGGACAGGAGAGGTTACTGCAGCCTTCAGCTCCGCTGAGGTATCACTGGGAAATGACAAAAATGATCCTGCttcatcagctcctgctcctggcagtgtTCCCACAGACAACGCGCAAAGCTTCgaggaagaaaaacaagaaaatatgaGCACAGATGGCAA AGGACTACAGACTAAGATAAGCAGTGAGGATGCTGGATTTCAAACAGATAGGAAGCTTGAAATTTTagaccaaaataaaaatgttg ATCACAGTGATACAAAACTCCTTCCAACAacagaagaagggaaagaacTTCAGACAGCCGAAATTAAAACAGTAGATTTCCAAGAGAATAACAAGCTTGAAATTGACAGACTATCAAACTGCCAGGCATGTAAAAATGACATCTCTGTAAGTCATAGGAATTATCCTCAACTGGTTTCAGAAAAGCAAGATGGCAAAACAAATGCAACTGGCTTGGACACAGTAAAAACTCAGGATGTTGGAATCCAGACTTTGGATAGCAATTTGGGAAGGACTGCACAGAAGGAAATTACTGTTCCTCAGGCTGTTGAATCATCCACATTTAGAGAACTGATTCCTCAACACAACAGAGATAAGAACAACTCCCTTGCTCAAGTGATGCATGGAATGCATCAAGAGAGTGAAGATACTTCAGTAGAACAAAATCTTGAGACCCAAGAAGTTACTCATACAAAAGTAATTCCAATAAAAGACCAGAGTCACATCTATGTAAATGGTAGTGATTTTGCTTCACCAGGAACAACTGCTGAAACTCCAGATGACTCTCCTGTAAAAGGTCAGCTTTTTTATAGACCGGACACCAAACCTAAACCCAAACCTGCTAATGAAATTACAAGGGATTACATACCAAAAATTGGGATGACTACTTATAAGATAGTGCCTCCAAAATTCTTAGAAATGATGAAGAGCTGGGAATCAGAAGTTCTATCAGATCATAAGGATCAAGAGGTATCTTCTTTGGAAAACCCCAAAGAAGTCATAGTGCAAACTGAAATTCCTCATCTGTCAGAAAGTGTGGGTCCTTTACAGATTGGGTCACAAAATGAATCTGCAGTAGCAAATGGTCTGCTGCAGAGAGTGAACAGCATTTCTGAGCATACTGTGACCTCTGGAGGTGAGATTGCTACTGAGAGCAACCAGATGGAAAGAGAGTCTTTCAGGCAGCCTGTCCCACTGAAGCTAAACTTGGATAATACAAATGCTTCTTCTGAGACTCAGGACAAGTCAAATGCATTAAGTCCATTAAGTCCTACCATGAAGCCTAGTTCTTTTTATCTGCAGATGCAGCGAAGAGCATCAGGTCACTATGTGACATCTGCAGTTGCCAGAAGCACAATTTGTGCTCCTAATTCAATTCAACATGAAGTTAAGAATACAGAGATGGGTAAAAAAATCTCATCACCTGATTTGACTTCTTTGGCTTTACAAAAAACAAGtattccctctcctcctgcagatcAAGAAAAAGTTGATGATGGAAAAATCATTGAATCTTCCACTTCTCCTGTTAAAAGCAATAAGCCTTTAAATGTTCCCTCTTGTCCTCCAGCACCACTGAATCTAAGAACTCTCAGAAATTTCGCAGTTCCAAAGCCATACTCCAGCTCAAGACCATCCCCTTTTGCTCTTGCTGTCTCATCTGCCGTCAAAAGGTCGCAATCATTCAATAAGACGCGTACGATCACTAGCCAGGCGCCCAGAGAGGAATTTCCAGTGGAACTCTCTTCTGTCCCTTCGGCAGCTGGATTCTCCTCAGCTACCTCCATGCCTGAAGTGAAAAGTCCTTCCTTACAGACCATAACAGTGGGGTCACAAAATAGTCTAATGGATAAG AAAGACAGCTATGTGCATGGTGAGCAGAAGAGTCAGGCGCAGTCAGGTGCTTCCCCTGACCACCCACGCCCTGTCACTAAGAGACAAACCGTGATGACGCTCCCGCGCGCTGACCCCGAACAGATCCACCAGAGCCTGCTGGCTGCAATCCGCt
- the COBLL1 gene encoding cordon-bleu protein-like 1 isoform X1 has protein sequence MDGRARPAAAPPPSGRKSKAPPPPSETKSIAISPFDNTEPTTLIMEQKENVIDKDIELSVVLPGDVIKYTTVNGRKPMMDLLIFLCAQYHLNPSSYTIELVSAENTQIKFKPNTPVGMLEVDKVIVKAKQMDKRKRAPVIPEQTVRVVINYKKTQKTVVRVSPHSPLQELISIICSKCEFDPSHTLLLRSYQSQEPLDMTKSLNDLGLRELYAMDVSQATSPVDLNLPSFQGSYQSENIDVLKEKENKGFFSFFQRNKKKREQAASAPATPLMSKPRPAFITRSNTVSKQYDSSTLPAEMPKKRRAPLPPMPSSQSAPQELARAQGTPAAPEIVKSNSFDRNEQAPVGLVRKGSLPLSDSAAVSSSLRRTKRKAPSPPSRAPEDQRESSNEPVIESTESASTKVEGRATEMQPETDVRSSECNLEEIDEREEIGVQQGEDGGSTNTSPGTGEVTAAFSSAEVSLGNDKNDPASSAPAPGSVPTDNAQSFEEEKQENMSTDGKGLQTKISSEDAGFQTDRKLEILDQNKNVDHSDTKLLPTTEEGKELQTAEIKTVDFQENNKLEIDRLSNCQACKNDISVSHRNYPQLVSEKQDGKTNATGLDTVKTQDVGIQTLDSNLGRTAQKEITVPQAVESSTFRELIPQHNRDKNNSLAQVMHGMHQESEDTSVEQNLETQEVTHTKVIPIKDQSHIYVNGSDFASPGTTAETPDDSPVKGQLFYRPDTKPKPKPANEITRDYIPKIGMTTYKIVPPKFLEMMKSWESEVLSDHKDQEVSSLENPKEVIVQTEIPHLSESVGPLQIGSQNESAVANGLLQRVNSISEHTVTSGGEIATESNQMERESFRQPVPLKLNLDNTNASSETQDKSNALSPLSPTMKPSSFYLQMQRRASGHYVTSAVARSTICAPNSIQHEVKNTEMGKKISSPDLTSLALQKTSIPSPPADQEKVDDGKIIESSTSPVKSNKPLNVPSCPPAPLNLRTLRNFAVPKPYSSSRPSPFALAVSSAVKRSQSFNKTRTITSQAPREEFPVELSSVPSAAGFSSATSMPEVKSPSLQTITVGSQNSLMDKKDSYVHGEQKSQAQSGASPDHPRPVTKRQTVMTLPRADPEQIHQSLLAAIRSGEAAAKLKRVGPPSNTIAVNGRARLNPLYSTEAKANP, from the exons aagaaaatctaAGGCACCACCTCCTCCATCTGAAACAAAATCCATTGCTATTTCTCCATTTGATAACACAGAGCCAACCACCCTCATCATGGAACAGAAAGAGAATGTAATCGATAAAGATATTGAATTATCAGTGGTCCTGCCGGGAGATGTGATCAAGTACACTACAGTGAATGGGAG GAAGCCCATGATGGACTTGCTGATCTTTCTCTGTGCACAGTATCATTTAAATCCATCAAGTTATACCATAGAGTTGGTATCAGCAGAAAATACCCAGATTAAATTCAAACCCAACACACCAGTGGGAATGCTTGAAGTAGACAAGGTGATTGTAAAGGCAAAACAAATGGACAAGAGGAAACGTGCTCCAGTTATACCAGAG cAAACAGTAAGGGTAGTGATAAACTACaagaagacacagaaaacaGTAGTAAGAGTTAGTCCACATTCACCACTTCAAGAACTCATATCAATTATCTGCAGCAAATGTGAGTTTGATCCTTCACATACTCTACTACTGAGGAGTTACCAGTCTCAAGAACCCCTTGATATGACAAAATCTCTTAATGACCTTGGACTAAGAGAACTGTATGCCATGGATGTCAGTCAAG CCACATCACCAGTTGATTTAAATTTACCATCTTTTCAAG GGTCCTACCAATCTGAAAACATAGATGTtctgaaggagaaagaaaacaaaggatttttcagcttttttcaacgaaacaagaagaaaagagaacaa GCTGCCAGTGCCCCAGCAACTCCACTGATGAGCAAGCCAAGGCCAGCATTCATCACGAGGTCCAACACTGTCAGCAAGCAGTACGACTCCAGCACTCTGCCGGCGGAAATGCCCAAGAAGCGCAGAGCTCCCCTGCCCCCCATGCCCAGCTCTCAGAGCGCTCCCCAGGAACTCGCACGGGCCCAGGGCACACCTGCTGCACCTGAAATTGTGAAATCCAACAGCTTTGATAGGAATGAACAG GCCCCCGTGGGGTTGGTGCGGAAAGGTTCCCTGCCGCTCAGCGACTCCGCTGCCGTGAGCTCCTCGCTGCGCAGGACCAAGCGCAAGGCACCCTCGCCGCCCTCCAGAGCACCAGAAGATCAAAGGGAAAGCAGTAATGAGCCTG TAATAGAGTCAACAGAATCAGCCTCCACTAAAGTGGAAGGAAGAGCCACTGAAATGCAGCCTGAAACAG ATGTAAGGAGCTCAGAATGCAACCTGGAAGAGATTGATGAAAGGGAGGAGATAGGTGTGCAACAGGGAGAGGACGGTGGAAGCACCAACACCTCTCCTGGGACAGGAGAGGTTACTGCAGCCTTCAGCTCCGCTGAGGTATCACTGGGAAATGACAAAAATGATCCTGCttcatcagctcctgctcctggcagtgtTCCCACAGACAACGCGCAAAGCTTCgaggaagaaaaacaagaaaatatgaGCACAGATGGCAA AGGACTACAGACTAAGATAAGCAGTGAGGATGCTGGATTTCAAACAGATAGGAAGCTTGAAATTTTagaccaaaataaaaatgttg ATCACAGTGATACAAAACTCCTTCCAACAacagaagaagggaaagaacTTCAGACAGCCGAAATTAAAACAGTAGATTTCCAAGAGAATAACAAGCTTGAAATTGACAGACTATCAAACTGCCAGGCATGTAAAAATGACATCTCTGTAAGTCATAGGAATTATCCTCAACTGGTTTCAGAAAAGCAAGATGGCAAAACAAATGCAACTGGCTTGGACACAGTAAAAACTCAGGATGTTGGAATCCAGACTTTGGATAGCAATTTGGGAAGGACTGCACAGAAGGAAATTACTGTTCCTCAGGCTGTTGAATCATCCACATTTAGAGAACTGATTCCTCAACACAACAGAGATAAGAACAACTCCCTTGCTCAAGTGATGCATGGAATGCATCAAGAGAGTGAAGATACTTCAGTAGAACAAAATCTTGAGACCCAAGAAGTTACTCATACAAAAGTAATTCCAATAAAAGACCAGAGTCACATCTATGTAAATGGTAGTGATTTTGCTTCACCAGGAACAACTGCTGAAACTCCAGATGACTCTCCTGTAAAAGGTCAGCTTTTTTATAGACCGGACACCAAACCTAAACCCAAACCTGCTAATGAAATTACAAGGGATTACATACCAAAAATTGGGATGACTACTTATAAGATAGTGCCTCCAAAATTCTTAGAAATGATGAAGAGCTGGGAATCAGAAGTTCTATCAGATCATAAGGATCAAGAGGTATCTTCTTTGGAAAACCCCAAAGAAGTCATAGTGCAAACTGAAATTCCTCATCTGTCAGAAAGTGTGGGTCCTTTACAGATTGGGTCACAAAATGAATCTGCAGTAGCAAATGGTCTGCTGCAGAGAGTGAACAGCATTTCTGAGCATACTGTGACCTCTGGAGGTGAGATTGCTACTGAGAGCAACCAGATGGAAAGAGAGTCTTTCAGGCAGCCTGTCCCACTGAAGCTAAACTTGGATAATACAAATGCTTCTTCTGAGACTCAGGACAAGTCAAATGCATTAAGTCCATTAAGTCCTACCATGAAGCCTAGTTCTTTTTATCTGCAGATGCAGCGAAGAGCATCAGGTCACTATGTGACATCTGCAGTTGCCAGAAGCACAATTTGTGCTCCTAATTCAATTCAACATGAAGTTAAGAATACAGAGATGGGTAAAAAAATCTCATCACCTGATTTGACTTCTTTGGCTTTACAAAAAACAAGtattccctctcctcctgcagatcAAGAAAAAGTTGATGATGGAAAAATCATTGAATCTTCCACTTCTCCTGTTAAAAGCAATAAGCCTTTAAATGTTCCCTCTTGTCCTCCAGCACCACTGAATCTAAGAACTCTCAGAAATTTCGCAGTTCCAAAGCCATACTCCAGCTCAAGACCATCCCCTTTTGCTCTTGCTGTCTCATCTGCCGTCAAAAGGTCGCAATCATTCAATAAGACGCGTACGATCACTAGCCAGGCGCCCAGAGAGGAATTTCCAGTGGAACTCTCTTCTGTCCCTTCGGCAGCTGGATTCTCCTCAGCTACCTCCATGCCTGAAGTGAAAAGTCCTTCCTTACAGACCATAACAGTGGGGTCACAAAATAGTCTAATGGATAAG AAAGACAGCTATGTGCATGGTGAGCAGAAGAGTCAGGCGCAGTCAGGTGCTTCCCCTGACCACCCACGCCCTGTCACTAAGAGACAAACCGTGATGACGCTCCCGCGCGCTGACCCCGAACAGATCCACCAGAGCCTGCTGGCTGCAATCCGCt